The Vitis riparia cultivar Riparia Gloire de Montpellier isolate 1030 chromosome 10, EGFV_Vit.rip_1.0, whole genome shotgun sequence genome includes a region encoding these proteins:
- the LOC117923662 gene encoding putative pentatricopeptide repeat-containing protein At5g08310, mitochondrial produces the protein MALPRITKPHSFIKSTRPISQVPLIQLFFYTQKSLFTQNLSTFSQFLRLICTKSSASFSSPHGAHITNALISIFTKQPFNPDNQELRNFGSMLTHEVVENVLSGLKSWKIAYRFFNWASDQGGFNHNCYTYNAMASCLSHARQNAPLSLLSMDIVNSRCAMSPGALGFFIRCLGSTGLVEEANLLFDQVKMMRLCVPNSYSFNCLLEAISKSGSIDLVEMRLKEMCDSGWEPDKYTLTSVLQAYCNSRKFDKALSVFNEIYGRGWVDGHVLSILVLTFSKCGEVDKAFELIERMEDLGIRLNEKTFCVLIHGFVRQSRVDKALQLFKKMQKSGFAPDVSVYDALIGGLCAKKEIEKALHLLSEMKELGIDPDIQILSKLIPYCSEEVDIYRLIEERLEDLDTEAMLLLYNSVLNGLVNGKSVDKAYYLLRAMMGDNYTDNFEVNKFFMVKEMVRPDTTSFSIVIDGLCNTGKLDLALSLFRDMVRVGCKQNVLLYNNLIDKLSNSNRLEECYLLLKEMKGSGFRPTQFTHNSIFGCLCRREDVTGALDMVREMRVHGHEPWIKHYTLLVKQLCKRKRSAEACNFLAEMVREGFLPDIVAYSAAIDGFVKIKAVDQALEIFRDICARGYCPDVVAYNTLINGFCKVKRVSEAHDILDEMVAKGLVPSVVTYNLLIDGWCKNGDIDQAFHCLSRMVGKEREPNVITYTTLIDGLCNAGRPDDAIHLWNEMRGKGCSPNRISFIALIHGLCKCGWPDAALLYFREMGERETPDTIVYVALITSFISNKNPTLAFEILKEMVAKGKFPDLLDKNDLPLRDAILELAEDASTSSNVKNLIAEGRIPTIVCLSDVGSEGG, from the coding sequence ATGGCGCTGCCCAGAATCACAAAACCCCATAGTTTCATTAAATCAACCAGACCCATCAGTCAAGTTCCTCTGATTCAACTCTTCTTCTACACCCAGAAATCACTCTTCACACAAAACCTCTCCACTTTCTCACAATTTCTCAGACTCATTTGCACCAAATCCTCTGCCTCCTTTTCTTCTCCTCACGGTGCCCATATCACCAATGCCCTTATTTCCATCTTCACCAAACAGCCCTTCAACCCAGACAACCAAGAATTGAGAAACTTTGGTTCAATGCTTACCCATGAAGTTGTTGAGAATGTGTTGAGTGGTCTCAAGAGTTGGAAAATAGCCTATAGATTCTTCAATTGGGCTTCAGACCAAGGTGGGTTTAATCACAATTGTTATACTTATAATGCCATGGCTTCTTGCCTATCACATGCTCGACAAAATGCCCCATTGAGTCTTTTGTCAATGGATATAGTGAATTCTCGTTGTGCAATGAGTCCCGGTGCTTTGGGGTTTTTTATTAGGTGTTTGGGTAGTACGGGTTTGGTGGAAGAAGCCAATTTGCTGTTTGATCAAGTGAAAATGATGCGTCTTTGTGTTCCCAATAGTTATAGCTTCAATTGTCTGTTAGAGGCTATTTCTAAGTCCGGTTCGATTGATTTGGTTGAGATGAGATTGAAAGAGATGTGTGATTCTGGGTGGGAGCCTGATAAATACACCTTGACATCGGTCTTGCAGGCATACTGCAATTCCAGGAAGTTTGATAAGGCTTTGAgtgttttcaatgaaatttaTGGACGGGGTTGGGTTGATGGGCATGTGTTGTCTATCTTGGTGCTCACTTTTAGCAAGTGCGGTGAGGTTGATAAGGCCTTTGAGTTGATTGAAAGGATGGAAGATCTTGGTATTAGATTAAATGAGAAGACGTTTTGTGTTTTGATTCATGGGTTTGTGAGACAGTCCAGAGTAGACAAGGCCCTCCAATTGTTTAAGAAAATGCAGAAATCAGGTTTTGCTCCTGATGTATCAGTTTATGATGCATTAATTGGAGGGCTTTGTGCAAAGAAAGAGATTGAGAAAGCTTTACATCTATTATCAGAAATGAAGGAGTTGGGGATTGATCCTGACATTCAAATACTTTCCAAGCTTATACCATATTGTTCTGAAGAAGTTGATATATACCGGTTGATAGAGGAAAGGCTGGAAGATCTGGACACGGAAGCTATGCTATTGCTTTATAATTCTGTTTTGAATGGTCTTGTTAATGGCAAGTCAGTGGATAAAGCTTACTATCTACTTCGGGCCATGATGGGGGACAATTATACTGACAATTTTGAGGTcaacaagttcttcatggtcaAGGAAATGGTTCGCCCAGATACTACTTCTTTTAGTATTGTTATTGATGGTTTATGCAACACTGGCAAACTGGATTTGGCCTTAAGCCTCTTTCGAGATATGGTTCGAGTCGGCTGTAAACAAAATGTATTACTATATAATAATCTAATTGATAAGCTGAGCAATTCAAATAGACTTGAAGAGTGTTATTTGCTTCTGAAAGAGATGAAGGGGTCAGGATTCAGACCAACACAATTCACCCACAACTCCATATTTGGGTGCCTATGTAGAAGAGAGGATGTCACCGGAGCCCTTGATATGGTGAGGGAGATGCGCGTGCATGGGCATGAGCCATGGATAAAACATTATACTTTGCTTGTAAAACAGCTGTGCAAACGAAAGAGATCTGCAGAAGCTTGTAATTTTCTCGCTGAAATGGTCCGAGAAGGTTTTCTACCAGATATAGTTGCCTATTCTGCAGCTATTGATGGTTTTGTCAAGATCAAAGCAGTAGACCAGGCTTTAGAGATATTTCGAGACATTTGTGCTCGCGGGTATTGTCCTGATGTGGTTGCTTATAACACCTTAATAAATGGATTTTGCAAGGTCAAAAGAGTTTCTGAAGCTCATGATATTCTGGATGAGATGGTGGCAAAGGGGCTTGTTCCCTCGGTTGTTACGTATAACTTATTGATAGATGGATGGTGCAAAAATGGTGACATTGACCAAGCTTTTCATTGCCTTTCTAGGATGGTTGGTAAAGAAAGGGAGCCTAATGTCATTACCTACACAACCTTAATAGATGGCTTGTGCAATGCTGGAAGACCTGATGATGCCATCCATCTTTGGAATGAAATGAGAGGAAAAGGATGTTCTCCAAACAGAATTTCTTTTATTGCTCTTATTCATGGCCTTTGCAAGTGTGGTTGGCCAGATGCAGCTCTGCTTTATTTCCGCGAGATGGGAGAGAGGGAAACGCCTGACACCATTGTTTATGTGGCATTAATTACTTCTTTTATATCAAACAAAAATCCAACCTTAGCATTTGAGATATTGAAAGAGATGGTTGCTAAAGGAAAATTTCCAGACCTGCTAGATAAGAATGATTTACCTCTAAGAGATGCAATACTTGAACTGGCTGAAGATGCTAGTACTTCTTCAAATGTGAAGAATCTTATTGCTGAGGGCCGTATTCCAACAATTGTTTGTCTTTCAGATGTTGGAAGTGAAGGTGGATGA